The following nucleotide sequence is from Paenibacillus andongensis.
CCGGTGTATGCCCAAAAACAACTATTTTTTTAACGACGGTTCGCTGCTGGACAAAGGGAGCTCGAATCCACATAAAGTCCCTTTCTGGTTGGGTTTTCCAATCTGAAAATGTAGGATTAAGCCCAGCATGCACATAAATGTGCGTCTCGTCCTCGTGATAGTACGGAAGATTGTTTAGAAATGAAATATGATCGCTGAACTTTGCCCGGATTCGTTCTTTCGATTGCTTCAAATCAAGCTCCCCGGACCCGCAGAAGCTTTTAAACGTTTGGATACCTCCATGTTCAAAGAACTTCATCTCCGTTAGTGAATCTACGTCTCCAAGAACATCAACGAAACGTTGGTCATGATTTCCTTTGAGCGCAATCGCTCCCTTTTCTCGAACCAAATGCATAACGAGTTCCACGGTTTCCCGACTAGCTGGCCCTCGATCTACGTAATCACCAAGCAGCACGAGCTGGTCTTCTTCGGCATTAAAGTTTACTTTATCGAGTAATTTCTTGAATTCTTCCACACAACCATGAATATCGCTTATAGCTAACGTTCTTTTCATACCCTGTACCCCCTGATGGCGTGCTCCAGCAACCCTAGCAAACTCTGAATCTATTCGTATTTCTATTATTTGTATTTTATTTTATCATAGTTTGGTTTCATCGGGATTCCTAAATTATCTTCCATCATGGGGGCACAAAAATGAATAGGGGCTGTCCTCAAGGTCAAGTGACCTTTTGGGACAGCCCCCGAAAGATGCTTTCCATGCTTGTACGATTCCTTTTAACCATGCGGCCAGATTGGAAGGTAGACATGGAAAGCAGCAAGAAAACTCAAAGTCATCCCTACCATCATCAAAAAACTGTATACAACCAGATCTTTATTAACCTTTTTGTTCTTAATCAGTCCGGGCACATCTCGAGAAGCAAGAAGTCCAAATAAAACGACAATCAGAACGAGTTTCATTATTTTCCGGACTCCTTCTCTTTCAAAATCAAAGGTTTATTCGATAAACCTGTACGATTTACTGTCATATCAGCAATAATCTTGACTTTAAGCTTTGGAAAATCCTCCTCCCATTGCTTTTTAAACTTATTTTTCCACTCTTTTGGATATTTCCGTTCTACAGCGACGCCAAATCCGAAAATGTCTGATTTAAATTTTTTCTGCGCCATATCGAGTACCAATTGGATTCTTTGTATGAGATCCTCTTCCAATTCTTTTTCCACAACATGAACCACTTTAGGATCACTTACATCCAATTTCGAATTATTCTCATAAAGATCGTTCTCAGCACTTACTTTCACTTCCATGGTTATTTCTCCATCCTTAAGAATCGGAGTGATTTGGGTCTTGGCCTTCACTATTAAAACACTGATTTTCCCATTTCCCTTTTCCTTTGGAATGTTTACCGTGACAACACCTGTTTTCATCTCCTTGCGAAGCCACAGAACACCTCTTGTCTCTAGGTCATTCATCCAACCAATTAATTTATCTTTGTTGAAAATCGCTGATCCTTTGAGCGACAGGTTGGTTTCCACATTCGACGGAGATGGTGCCTTTGAATCCTCTTCATTCATTAAGTTCGAAGATACGATTTCCATTTCAGCCGCAATCGGTTCCACACCTTCTGTTACAAGCATATGGACAAACTCCTTTAGATTTATCCTTACGCCAATGTGCTGTTTCACTTCCTCTCTCATGACTTCAGACGGTATTTTTTCGAGTTTGGGGACAAACTTTAGAATCTTTACAGCCTCTCCCTTGGTAAAAAGTATGTAACTGCGCATTCGCGCTTCCCGTTGTCTAATAAAAAAATCGAGTATCGGAGAAACTCCGTCTCGAGCCATTTCTTCGCCAATAACGATAATACCGCTGTGAGAAAAGAAAATGCGGCGCGGCAGTTTTTCCTGGAGTCTCCGATAGGCATCCAGAATCGATTCCCCCTTTTCTGAAATGACCCATACCGCTTTGGCTCCTATGTCTTTCTCCCCGCCTTGACCCCCTTGACCTGCAGCACCTAACATTCGCGGAATAGCTACCTGCAGCGCTAAACGGATTTTACCATCCTCCATCTTATCGATTCCTGCCGCGGTTACAAATGCTAGGTCATTGACTTCTATCCGGCTCCAGCAGCCTGAAAGAATCGGCATCATCAGAAGGGTCCAAACCAATAAAATTCGTGTTCTCATCCAACATTACCTTTCCCTAGAAAATCCTACTCCTTGCTGTTCGGTTGTTGGGGACGCAACGACCTTTTCATTCGCTGTGGATTACTTTTTGCAGTCTCATCCGGACGCTCTGTCAAACTCCACCAAGGTGCCCGTACAAACACATCTTTTAAGTCACCAAAATGCAATGGGGCCAAAGGTGACAAATAGGGTATGCCGAACGAACGAAGGCGGCACATATGACTCATGATGAACAACATGCCTAAGAGTATTCCGTATAATCCCAGCGATCCGGCTAAAAACATCATGGGAAATCGCAGCATTCTAATCGCGACCGCCTGACTGAAGCTGGGAATGATAAATGAAGCTATTCCGGTGATGGATACGACAATAACCATGGGGGCGGAAACAATGCCAGCCTGAACGGCGGCCTGACCAATTACCAAAGCTCCGACAATACTCACCGACTGTCCTACAGGCCTAGGCAGACGTACACCAGCTTCCCGCAATCCTTCAAAAGCTATTTCCATCAGCAAGGCTTCGACAATAGCTGGAAAGGGGACCGTTTCACGGGAGGAAGCCACACTGTATAACAGGGTTGACGGAACCATTTCCTGATGAAATGTTAATAGTGCAATATAGAGCGATGGTAAAAACAAGGCGATCACCAGAAACAAAAAACGGATCCAACGGATCGCCGTCGAAATCGTAAAGCGCCCATAATAGTCTTCGCTCGCCTGCAGCATTTCATAAAAAGTTACCGGAACATATAGGGCAAAGGGCGTATTATCGATAATAATCGCTACTTTCCCTTCCAATATATTGCCAACAATTTTATCCGGTCGTTCCGTGCTCTGCACCTGGGGGAAAATGGACCGCGGATTGTCTTCAATGAATTCCTCGATATATCCGCTTTCCAGAATCGCATCGATGTCAATCCTGCCGATTCTTTCGCGGACTTCCGCCACTAGTGATTCATCAGCAATATGATCCAAGTAAGTAATGACGATCTCGGTTTTTGATAACCGTCCTACTTTCATCGCTTCCATTTTAAGCTGGGGGGTTTTCAATCTCCTGCGAATAAGACTGGTATTGGTCCGCAGGTTTTCCGTAAACCCGTCCCTAGGACCGCGGATCACAGCTTCGGTCGCCGGTTCTTCAACCGATCGGGACTCCCATTCTCTCGCACTGATGAATATAGCCTGTCCTGCGCCGTCAAGAATCAATGCGGTATCCCCAGACAAAACGTGATCTATCACATCTTGGAAATTAGTTCCGCTGCTTATCTGTGCAGCAGAAATCACATGATTCCGAAGCAAAATCTCCATGTCCTCATAGCGAAGGATCGCTTGTGTTAGCTGATTTCCCCCATATTCCAGCAGAGGTTTTATGACATCATCGTCAATCAATTTCATGTTGACAAGGCCATCTAATAAAAGAAGCGTCCCCTTTTGCGTCTCGCCCACTTGAAAATCCCTAAACACAATATCAGAAGAACGATCAAAGATCATTTTCAATTGTTCTACATTCTGTAAAAGATTTGTGCTAAGCAGATCATTTTCCAAGGGTTCCCTGCGGATTGCGGCTGATTGTTCCAGAAAGTTCTTATTCTTTCGTTGAGAAGCCACTAAACTTTTCAACCAACCTAACTTTCCTTTTTCCATGCCACCTTCCCCCTCACTACTAAGCCTTTATTTTTTTGACCACTACAAAGAAAAGATAACCTACTGACATAATAACCGCAGTGATCATATAGAAAGCTCCCATTACAGCCAACAGCATTTCCAAAACAGTAAACGTATAAAAATTTATTTGGCCCAAAAATTTAGACGAAACTTCATGTAAGTAAAAATACATACTCCATCCAATGAAAGCGATGAGTACGATGGTAAAGCATAGATGACGAAACTTCTTCATCATTTCTCCTCCGACACGCGAGCTGTTCTATTCAATTTCTATTTACCTATCTTTTGACAATTTGAGGTAAACGATACCTAAACCATAAACAATATTTCGTTTAAAAAAGATCATGAACGTTAATAATGATATCTAATTCGCGGAAAAGGTGAGGGCGATATGAAACTGGAGAAAATAAGTATCAAACAACTCTTTCTTCTTATGTTAGCTTTTGAAATCGGGAGTGCTATCATTTTTTCATTAGGGGCGGAAGCTAAACAAGATGCTTGGCTGACCGTATTAATAGGTATGGTGTTCGGATTTATTTTAATCTCCGTCTTCACTAAATTATCCGAGTATTATCCAGGTCATTCATTGATTCAGATCATTCAACAACTGATGGGCAAGTTTTTTGGATATCCATTATGTATCACTTATATTATTTATTTTACCTCTCAAGCTGCGAGGATCAGTCGAGATTTCTCCGAACTTATGCTTTCTACAATTTTAGTTGGAACTCCAAGTATTTTTATACTTGCAAGCTTTGTAGTCGTTATCATTTATACGCTCCGCGGTGGCATTGAAGTGTTTGGACGAATGGCAGAATTGGTATTTCCCGTTGTTCTGATCATATCCATGAGTACATGGTTGATCGTCTATATATCCGGGGTTGTTGACATGAAGCACCTTACACCTTTTCTTGGTTCAGGAATAAAAAACATATGGAAAGAGTCATTTCCCTATCAAACTAGCCTGCCCTTTGGGGAATTGGTTATATTCACCATGATATGGCCAGCGTTAAAGGACAATGTGAAGCTTAAAAAAGTAGCGATGGCTGCCGTTTTGACAGCAGGAGTTTTATTATCCCTTAATATATTAGGCATGGTCTCCGTTCTAGGGCCTCAATTGTACGGTATGTTAAATTATCCTCTACTATCGGCGATACGAATGGTTTCCGTGGCGGATTTTCTCGAGCGGGTCGATGCTGTGGTTATCATGCTAATGGTAGCAGGGGGATTTTTTAAAGTTGGTATCTACATATATGGCGCCTCGGTTGGGACAGCCCAATTATTAAATTTGAAGAGCCATCACTTCGTTCTTATACCGCTTGGTGCGATTATTGTCCCTCTTGGTCAGATCATGGTTAAAACATATGCAGAGCACCTAGCGATAGGATTAAAATTTGACATGACCTATCTGCATCTCCCCTTGCAGTTTGTCATACCCAGTTTGTTGCTGATTATGGCCTATTTACATAATAGGGTACTGTCCCACAGTGATCCTACATTGCGGCAAAGGCAATAACGATTTAGTAAGTTTCACGAAAAATAAGGCTGAACACGAATATGTGTCCAGCCTCTTAAGCACAAAACTTAGGATTCTTACTTCATGAGTGACTGCACTTCTACACACGCCATCACAAATGTGCCCACTCCATGCAGGTCGTTCTCACTAGTCGGACGAGTCACATAGTTCTCATAATCGCCCGCTGACGTTCCGATACAGATGAGTGGCAATATCATCCGTTCCTGCTCGTCGAACTGCAGCGTTCGGATCAGTCCTTCATATCCCTTCACGGCTGCATCCAGACATTCTTGACCAACAACTCCGTGTTTAATCGCTTTGGCAATCGTATATACGAACAGATTCGTACAGGATGTCTCCAGCCAGTTATCGGGCTGCTCACCCTTGTCAACGATTTGATACCAAAGTCCGCTCTCCGGATCTTGATACCGAATCAAGGCATAAACGAAATCACGCAGCGAGTTAACTAACTCTTCGCGGCCTGGTTCGTCAGGTGAAAGTTCATCTAGGAATTGTGTGACCGCTAAGCCGTACCAGCCGAGTGAGCGGCCCCAAAATTCCGGTGAGCATCCGGTTTCGGCATTCGCCCACGGCATCTTGCGGCTTTCGTCCCAGGCATGGTACAGCAGCCCCGTCTCTTCGTCTTTCATATATTTACGCATTAGTTTCTCTTGATGCAGCACGGTTCCACGCAAGTCGTGATCTCCATAAGCATTCGCATATTTCAATGAGAAAACACCTGCCATATACAAACCATCCAACCACATGTTGTAGGCATATTTATCTTTATGCCAGTAACCGCCCTCCGTAGTGAGATTCAGCGTGTTCAGCAAGTTTCTTAGCTTATCCGCAGCGATTCGGTACTTGCTGTGTCCTGTCCGCTTTTCCAACCGGAATAACAAAAGCCCTGCTTGTACCGCATCCAGCTCATCCCGCGCGAAATAGAGATTGCCGTGTTCGTCGATCAAACTATCCACATAAGCCTGAATGTAGGCGTCATAGCGCTCATCTTGTTCAGATTCCCACAGCATTTCCATGCCGCATAAGAAAACACCCTGATGATAATGCCAGCGCCCAGCGGGCGGCAGCTCCATTGGCGTGTACGTGCTCATAATTGAATCGCAGGCAGCTCGTGCCCATTCGATGGGTGATTTTACAAAATGATGAGTCATATTGAATTTCCTCTCTATGTCAAAATAGATTTTCGGATGAATTGAAATCCCTTCCTATCCCTTAATGGAGCCGATCATAGCCCCTTTAGCAAAGTGCTTTTGCAAGAACGGATACACACACAGGATCGGTAAAGTCGCAACGACGATAACAGCCATCTTAATCGATTGCGCAGGAGGCGGTGTGACACTATCCAAATCCGCACTGACATCCATCCCGCTGGCGAGCACGACAATTTGTCTGAGGAGAACCTGAATCGGCCACTTCGCACTCTCATTCAAGTAAAGAATTGCGCTGAGGTAAGTATTCCAATACGTCACAGCGTAAAATAACGAAATGGTTGCGATTGCCGGCATCGATAAAGGCAGCACAATTCGAAACAAAATACCAAAGTCGCTGCAGCCATCGATCTTGGCTGACTCTTCGAGTCCCTCTGGGATGTTTTGAAAGAAATTTTTCAAAATAATTAAATTAAATGCACTGATGGCCGTAGGAAGAATCAACGAAGCATAAGTGTCGATCATTCCCAGTTCCTTCACAACCAGGAAAGTCGGAACCAATCCGCCGTGAAACAACATCGTAAACACCACAAGAAACATGATGATTTTTCTTCCATCCACGTCTTTACGGGACAAACCGTAGGCCATCAGGGCTGTGATAAACATACTGATGATCGTACCCGCAAGCGTAGTACCAATTGAAACGCCCATGGCTTTAAAAATCGTATTCGTCGAGAAAATGAATCGATAGGCCTCTATGCTCCAATCCGTCGGAATGATGACAAATTTCTTGGCAGCCATTTCCGCGCTGGTCGTAAACGATCCCGCTACAACGTGTACAAAGGGGATAAGCGTAACGAGACCAATGATCGTTAGTAATAAATAATTGATGATACCAAACATTCTGCCGCCAAGCGTTTTATCTTCTACCATGGTTAACCTCCTAAGAGTTTTGCTTTAGCAAAACTTACTTCGTAAGCACTAATAAACGCCCTCTTCGCCCATCTTCTTGGCAATCCGGTTGACTAACATAACCAGCACAAGTCCAATAAACGATTTGAACAATCCGATCGCAGCACTGTAACTGAATTGTCCTTGTTTTAACCCTGCCGTATATACATAAGTATCAATGATCTCCGCAACATTTCGGTTCATGGAGTTGAGAAGCAAGTAGACATGTTCAAAACCGAGTTCGAGAACCGCACCAATTTTCAAAATTAACAAAACAATGATGACACTTCGAATAGCAGGCAATGTAA
It contains:
- a CDS encoding metallophosphoesterase family protein, coding for MKRTLAISDIHGCVEEFKKLLDKVNFNAEEDQLVLLGDYVDRGPASRETVELVMHLVREKGAIALKGNHDQRFVDVLGDVDSLTEMKFFEHGGIQTFKSFCGSGELDLKQSKERIRAKFSDHISFLNNLPYYHEDETHIYVHAGLNPTFSDWKTQPERDFMWIRAPFVQQRTVVKKIVVFGHTPAKDIHGKADVWFDRDKIGIDGGCAYGLQLNCLEIKGRNQYKTYSVASKGSWKSGMG
- a CDS encoding Ger(x)C family spore germination protein, with product MRTRILLVWTLLMMPILSGCWSRIEVNDLAFVTAAGIDKMEDGKIRLALQVAIPRMLGAAGQGGQGGEKDIGAKAVWVISEKGESILDAYRRLQEKLPRRIFFSHSGIIVIGEEMARDGVSPILDFFIRQREARMRSYILFTKGEAVKILKFVPKLEKIPSEVMREEVKQHIGVRINLKEFVHMLVTEGVEPIAAEMEIVSSNLMNEEDSKAPSPSNVETNLSLKGSAIFNKDKLIGWMNDLETRGVLWLRKEMKTGVVTVNIPKEKGNGKISVLIVKAKTQITPILKDGEITMEVKVSAENDLYENNSKLDVSDPKVVHVVEKELEEDLIQRIQLVLDMAQKKFKSDIFGFGVAVERKYPKEWKNKFKKQWEEDFPKLKVKIIADMTVNRTGLSNKPLILKEKESGK
- a CDS encoding spore germination protein, with amino-acid sequence MEKGKLGWLKSLVASQRKNKNFLEQSAAIRREPLENDLLSTNLLQNVEQLKMIFDRSSDIVFRDFQVGETQKGTLLLLDGLVNMKLIDDDVIKPLLEYGGNQLTQAILRYEDMEILLRNHVISAAQISSGTNFQDVIDHVLSGDTALILDGAGQAIFISAREWESRSVEEPATEAVIRGPRDGFTENLRTNTSLIRRRLKTPQLKMEAMKVGRLSKTEIVITYLDHIADESLVAEVRERIGRIDIDAILESGYIEEFIEDNPRSIFPQVQSTERPDKIVGNILEGKVAIIIDNTPFALYVPVTFYEMLQASEDYYGRFTISTAIRWIRFLFLVIALFLPSLYIALLTFHQEMVPSTLLYSVASSRETVPFPAIVEALLMEIAFEGLREAGVRLPRPVGQSVSIVGALVIGQAAVQAGIVSAPMVIVVSITGIASFIIPSFSQAVAIRMLRFPMMFLAGSLGLYGILLGMLFIMSHMCRLRSFGIPYLSPLAPLHFGDLKDVFVRAPWWSLTERPDETAKSNPQRMKRSLRPQQPNSKE
- a CDS encoding GerAB/ArcD/ProY family transporter, which codes for MKLEKISIKQLFLLMLAFEIGSAIIFSLGAEAKQDAWLTVLIGMVFGFILISVFTKLSEYYPGHSLIQIIQQLMGKFFGYPLCITYIIYFTSQAARISRDFSELMLSTILVGTPSIFILASFVVVIIYTLRGGIEVFGRMAELVFPVVLIISMSTWLIVYISGVVDMKHLTPFLGSGIKNIWKESFPYQTSLPFGELVIFTMIWPALKDNVKLKKVAMAAVLTAGVLLSLNILGMVSVLGPQLYGMLNYPLLSAIRMVSVADFLERVDAVVIMLMVAGGFFKVGIYIYGASVGTAQLLNLKSHHFVLIPLGAIIVPLGQIMVKTYAEHLAIGLKFDMTYLHLPLQFVIPSLLLIMAYLHNRVLSHSDPTLRQRQ
- a CDS encoding glycoside hydrolase family 88/105 protein codes for the protein MTHHFVKSPIEWARAACDSIMSTYTPMELPPAGRWHYHQGVFLCGMEMLWESEQDERYDAYIQAYVDSLIDEHGNLYFARDELDAVQAGLLLFRLEKRTGHSKYRIAADKLRNLLNTLNLTTEGGYWHKDKYAYNMWLDGLYMAGVFSLKYANAYGDHDLRGTVLHQEKLMRKYMKDEETGLLYHAWDESRKMPWANAETGCSPEFWGRSLGWYGLAVTQFLDELSPDEPGREELVNSLRDFVYALIRYQDPESGLWYQIVDKGEQPDNWLETSCTNLFVYTIAKAIKHGVVGQECLDAAVKGYEGLIRTLQFDEQERMILPLICIGTSAGDYENYVTRPTSENDLHGVGTFVMACVEVQSLMK
- a CDS encoding carbohydrate ABC transporter permease, with the translated sequence MVEDKTLGGRMFGIINYLLLTIIGLVTLIPFVHVVAGSFTTSAEMAAKKFVIIPTDWSIEAYRFIFSTNTIFKAMGVSIGTTLAGTIISMFITALMAYGLSRKDVDGRKIIMFLVVFTMLFHGGLVPTFLVVKELGMIDTYASLILPTAISAFNLIILKNFFQNIPEGLEESAKIDGCSDFGILFRIVLPLSMPAIATISLFYAVTYWNTYLSAILYLNESAKWPIQVLLRQIVVLASGMDVSADLDSVTPPPAQSIKMAVIVVATLPILCVYPFLQKHFAKGAMIGSIKG